The DNA region cgatgatgtatcatggaggactaagagactCTCATTGAAGGACTGGCGCAATCCTCCATGATTTCATCTCAATATATTGTATTTATCATGATGGTACCATAGAAGACAGAAGAGTATCTAATTGAAGGATTGAAGCAGTCCCCCGTAATACCATCTCACTATATGCGTATAAGATAATGACATCATAGagtttttttcaaagaaagtgtgtcttttgaataaatgaacatgatttTCCATGATACCTAGtcagtatattatatataccatATGAGTTTCATAGAGGGCTACTGAGTGTTttttaagaaatgaaaaaagacCTCTATGATACCACCAAGATATATAAGAGACTGGGTGataccatgttggtatcataattttgggggcaacaacaacaacaactacattctagtgtgatcccacaagtggggtctgggaaggtaggatgtacgcaaaTCTTACCTCCACCTTTGTGGGGCAGAGAGGTTGTTTTCAATAGACCCTCGGACTCAATAGAAACATGGTCGATGCAGATTGCAGGAAAAATAAGAcaacaaaatatcaagatataaaacaaataaagaaacaCATAGTAGTGCACACAGAAAAGTATGGATCTACGCGATACCTAGATAATAATACTaagaaaaggagaagaggagatgaagaggCTAGACCCTACCTCTCACACAATAGTCCTGCTAAactcaactacctactaactGTCTACCCTAATTCTCGACCTTCAATCTTTCTATCTAAGATCATATGCTCAGTCCATGTAGTTGTTCCATGTCCTATTTAATCAACTCTCCCTAATTCTTCATCGGTCTGCCTCTACCTCTTCTAACTCCTGCTACCGCGAATCTCTCATACCTCTTAACTGGCGCATCCTCACACCTTCTCTTCCTatgcccgaaccatctcagcctcgcttccctcatcttgtccAGCATAGAAGCCACTCCGACCTTGCCTCATATAACTTCGTTTCTAATcatatctctcctagtatgaCCACACATCCATCTGAGCATCCTCATCTCCGCTACCTgcatcttctgaacgtgagagttcttgactggccaacattTTGCCCCATACAACAGTGCTGGTCTAACCACCATTCTCTAGAACTTACCTTTCAGCTCAGGCGACACATTCTTATCGCAAACCACCCCAGATGCGTGCCTTTATTTCATCCACCCTACTCTAATACGGTATGCAgcatcatcatcaatctccccaTCTCATTGTACTATGGACCCAaaatacttgaaacttcctcttTTGGGTATAGCTTGTGCCTTAATCTTCACTTCCACATTTGTCTCTTGCGTCACTTCATTGAAGTTGCACTCTATGTACTCCGTCTTAGTCCTGCTTAACCTGAAACCTTTAGATTCTAAGGTTGTTCTCCAAACTTCCAGCCTATCGTTAACTCCCCTGTGTGTCTCGTcaatcaagactatgtcatccTCAAATAACATACTCCACAACACTTCCTCTTGAATATGTCGTGTTAATTCGTCCATCACTAAGGCAATTAGAAACGGACTAAGGGTCGATCCTTGATGCAAGCCCATCATGACCGGGAAGTGTTCAGAATCACCTCCCACTGTCCCAACCCGGATCTTTGCATCCTCTCCCATACCCTCGTAGGGGGTATGGTATGGAagggaaatttttttgttttcaggGGTATCGACGTCTTTCCCCAAAACTAAAGACAAGCCCATTTAAAGGACAAGTATTAAAGATCAGCCCATTTGAAAGGCATACCGTGCAATTACTCGATAAAAAGGGCCGTATTCTAGGTGACAAGACAGCCCAACCAACTTAGGCCCAAACAAATTGGGCACTGATGAGGAGCATGTGCTGTAGTATTTAACCGATCCTATCATTCATTCTTTTAGGGTTTAAGATACACACCTCTCGCCGGCAGCTAATCAAATCGGATAACCGCCAAAATGGTTCGTTTTTCTTACTTAATTTATCTCATCAAAATTGTTTAGCTTATTACTAGTATCTTATGCATTAAAGATTAGATTTCTTgttaattcttatgttttatgcTCTGAAGTGTATGGTGTTGATCCCAAGTGGCACTCGTTAATTTTATGCCCCGTCTATGCTAATAATGAAATGTGATTGTTTACTGTCGCCATTAGATATTAAtgggtcattttttttttaaattttatattgctGTTGCAGAGTTAAATGTGATCTATCTTAAGCGTTGAACAGTTTAATTTGTGTAGTATAGGGCAAGTTGTTTGTGTAGTATAAGAGTGTGATGCTAAATTTACTTTGTTCATCTAACTTTCATGCGCATAAGCAGATGAGAATTTAGGATTTCTAGAACATGGGTGCACTACTAaagaaaagagcaaaaaaatgCATTAAGTGGGAATTGCCTCTAAGTAATTAACTCAGATTTCATCCAAGTACACCGTTAAGCCTTTTTTTAGCATGGATGCCATAAGTCAATTCTAGGATTTATTTACATAAAATGATGTGTTCATGTGCCCCATAAATTGCATACAAGTTCGCCCCTGCACATAAATGGTAAGACTTTTTGCATTTAGTTTTTGGAAGTTTCGTTTACTGATGTAAACTTGGTCACTTCTTATTTATGTATAGGCAAGAGGGTTGAAGAAACATTTGAAGAGGCTCAATGCGCCTAAGCATTGGATGCTTGATAAGCTTGGAGGTGCTTTTGTAAGTGAAATGTCTTTTTCTTAATAGTCGTTCTTGAATAATACTAGTTAGTTTCCTGCTTCTTGACCTTACTGTTCTATTTGTTCTCTTCTACAGGCTCCCAAGCCTTCTTCTGGCCCACATAAATCAAGGGAGTGTTTGCCATTGGTTATTATCCTAAGGAACAGGTTGAAATATGCTTTGACATACCGTGAGGTCCAATCTATCTTGATGCAACGGCAAGTTATGGTTGATGGCAAAGTTAGGACAGACAAGACTTACCCTGCTGGTTTCATGGGTCAGAACGCCTCCATTAAATAGTTTTTCATTGCTAAACCTTTTGATTTATATTCACTTTATTTCTCTACTGCCTAAGTTTTGTTCAGTTCCTTACCAAAATAATAATGCTGATTCATCTTATGTGTATGCtttcaaacaataaaaaaaatctatatacACATGCTTTCACAGTTCCAAAGACAATTGTTAATCACTTTGTCTACACGTTTTTCATTAAGAATCCTTCTGCCTCATGTCTCTTTCGTTTCCTTGTTGCTATGTTTGTTGAATCCCTTGGCAAATTGGTAAGCTGATATTTTCTTTGTGTAGATGTTGTTTCAATCCCAAAGACAAATGAGAACTTCCGACTTCTCTATGACACTAAGGGTCGCTTCCGTCTCCACTCACTCAGAGATGAGGAAGCCAAGGTTAGATTTTCATGCTCTTGATTTCTGCATTGATGGATCTGAGTAGATAATTGTAGACGATTAGCGCATCTGAACCTGTTTCCTgcatttattttttggtttctttggTATGCTGCGTTGTTATGGTAGTCACATTGTTTTCTGCTCTTTGCAGTTCAAACTTTGCAAGGTTCGATCTGTGCAGTTTGGACAGAAGGGGATCCCATATATCAACACTTATGATGGAAGAACAATCCGCTACCCAGATCCCCTCATCAAGGCCAATGACACCATCAAGCTGGACTTAGAGTCCAATAAGATTGTTGACTTCATCAAATTTGATGTTGGAAATGTGGTGATGGTGACCGGTGGTAGAAACAGGGGACGTGTTGGTGTTCTTAAGAACAGGGAGAAGCACAAGGGTAGCTTTGAGACAGTTCACATTCAGGATTCCCTAGGGCACGAGTTTGCTACCCGATTGGGAAATGTGTTCACTCTTGGTAAAGGTACTAAGCCATGGGTGTCTCTACCTAAGGGCAAAGGTATCAAGTTATCTATCATTGAAGAGGCTCGCAAGAGGCTGGCTGCTCAATCAGCTACGGCTGCTTAAAAAGGAAGGCTAGGTCGATCTTAGATAAATTTAACAGGTTGGGCCATGTTTCTCTTTGTTTAGAGATTACCAATCTTATTTTGTTTGTTGCATTTTAACATGTGTGTATTCGGTACTGTTGCACCTTAGCCCTTTTTGTTGGGAAAAGCGGTTGACTGAGTTAAGATcaatgtttttcttttaatgcGATAAATTAGTATTTTATTGGCTGAgtataaattttttctttttgaaatttgtggccAAAAACTTACGATAGATATTTTTGTGGCTATAAGTTATTTCGTTGCAGTTAAAATGAGAAGttcaaaaataaagtatttagtcTATCACATAAAATGGCACTGGTGGAGTACAAGAATGTATCAAGTATAAAGGACACTCAATATTGGCTCGGAGGAAGACAGAATCCATCTCAATGTTTTCATTTGTGGCGAGGGGAATTACTGTCAGAATGCAACATAATAAGTGTTGGTCCTTTGATGACATTCTTGTGACAAAAAATCACCTAAAAATTCATTCCAAGTATATTAAAGTGATGATCTTGTGATTTTATTTCTGCTTCTTGAGTGCCCCAACCcattttatgtgaaggtgtgCGGACACAgattaagaaattaaagaagaatTTTAAACGAATAGTATTAAAGGTTTCACAtgccttttcattttctttccctATGAAAAATGAACTTTAATATCAAGTGAGTACTTTGCAACGGTAAGTAGAACAAATATGGCATCTCCTGCATCAACAAtattttaatgtgttttataGTAACATGTTTTAGTAAGATATATTTGGGCACAAACCAGCACTTAGTAAGTGCTTGCAGATGCAAATATGCATAACTTTGGGATACGTAGAAATAAACATGGTGTTGAATGAAAGAGTCGAACAGAACCTAAAACAGAAATTGAAATATGCAATGTAAATTCTCACGTCAATTCCAGCACAGTAGTGCATAGTTGCCTGCTTTGTACAACAGAATGTTAAAAAACAAAACAGATGTCAGTATCCTAGCTAATGGGAgaactcttgaattttcttgacaaTTTGGCCATTGGCTCCTGAAATGATTGAAACTTCCTTGACATGGCTGATTTTCCACTTATCTCTGTTTTGCAATTTATGAGCGAAAACGACTAAACGAGTGACATGCCCATAAGGGTGAGATCATCAAGGCTAGTAAGGTGATTGAACCCATCTGGTAGGCTTGTTAAGGACCTTCACTTAGTACTGTTAAGGACCTCAACTTGCTCATCCTTTCTAAAGATTGGCAAAAATCTTTGCTGTTGGCTTCAGTCATTTTCCCTATAAAGATTTTCCTCAAGCTTGTTAAACTTCTTAGTTGTTGCACTAGGTCTTCATCTGATTCAATTCCAGATAGTGTTTGCAGCTTCACAAAGTGTTTCCCGCCACTAGCCATCTTCACGAATCCCTTTTCCCTATCACGAAAACTAGACAGGAGAAGATGTCTTAGGTGTTGCAGCTCATTGATTCCAGCAGGCAAATGTTTAACTTCCGTGTTTCTCACATCCAACGTCTGGAGATTCCTCAAATTCTTCACTGATTTTGGAAGATCGTTTATCAAAGTCCCTCTTAAATCTAAGTACCGGAGATGAATCAAATTACCAATCTCATTTGCTAGTTTTTCTAGAGGAGCATATTGTAAATCTAGAACTCTTACCAATTTGAGCTGCCTTAGCAGTTTCTGTAGAGCCGAAAATGACAATTCATTTACTCTAAAAATGAGAAGAGACCTCAGATTCAACTTACTGATGTTTGAGGGGATACTATCTGCATCTTCATAGATTGCAAGTCTCCTTTGTCTCTCTTGAATAGTCTTGTCAACAACTTCTTCCAAGATGGATCCGAATTTCTCTTCCTTTAGCATTTGATTGGCCACATCGCACATTAGATCATGCAACTTGCACGCTTTCAGCACATCTCGAGCATGTATAGTAACTGCTTGAATCATACTTCTGTCGCTAAGCTGAACAAAGTAATGGTTCGCGACCTCTTCCTCTGTTTTATGAGCAGTTCCCTCAACAAACCCCTCAGCCACCCACATTCGTATTAGCCTTTTCCTCCCAATCTCATAGTCCTCGGGGAACAAACCAAGGTAAAGGAAACAATACTTGAGGTAAAACGGAATGTGATTATAGCTGAACAACAAGGCCTTGTTTAGATGCTCAATGTCTCGGTGATGGTTGAACTCCCAGTCTAAGGTATCGAGAACAGATTGCCACACACGGATATTTCTACCCTTACATGATAACAAGCTCCCGATGGCTACAATTGCTAAAGGTAAACCTCCACATTTTCTCACTATAGCCTCCGCGAATTCCTTCAAGTCATCAGGACAAGTCCCCTGAGATGATCGAAATTCCTTCTTGCAAAAGATGCTCCAAGCTAATTCATAAGTGAGGGGTTGGAGATCATAGATTTGGAAATTATCCTCAGGAGGGGATGCTATACCGCgaattgttgttgtaattatgATTCGCCCTTTTCTTCGCGGAAATGCATGTTTAAGATCTTCCCATAGCTTATCATCCCATATATCATCAAGAACTAGCAAGTACTTCTTGTCTTGCAAGTAGTCGTTGGTCCTCTCTAGTAACCATCCCTCATCCATGGCACCCATAACATCTAGAGCTGGCTCACCTCTACTAGCTATGAACCCAAAAAGGATATTTTTCAGGACATCCTTTAGATTACAAGATTGTGACACGAAAACCCAAGAATGGCAATCAAACGCCGCTTTTGACTTCTTGAAAACTTCTTTCACAAGAGTAGTTTTACCCAAACCCCCATGCCAAACACTGAAACCGCGAGGAAATTCTTCGTGTTTCCTTCTAATACGAGCTTCATTAGCTGTTCGACATCATGTTCAATTCCCACAATATCGTCTTCTCGAACAAAAGGGGATGCTGCACCAGGCCCTCTAGAGGACATTCCACCAGTTCCTCTATAGCTACTAGCTGCTAATGCATCTTCACACATCATTAATCCATTGACAAcatatctatcttttctttctttaacttCAATgacttgtttcttgattttcctgATATGATAGCCAATTTGATACCTAACTTTCAAGTACTTAAAGAAGTATAAGCTGTTCCAATGAGTAGTAGCCATTTGAATAAGAaattcatcaataacatcttcAGCATCAAAAGCCAAGATTCTTACCTCTTTAACCCAACCAGCCACAGTTTCATCTCTCTTTTGCCTCTTGTCAGCATCTCTTAGAAAAGCTACCATGGCTTGAAACTCTTTCTTGATCCATTCAATTTCATCTTGCACCCCTGACAGAACATTTCCTTCTTGTACTAACTGATAGCCTAGCCTCCTCAGAAAGTATATGATTGCAGCTTCAGCCATGTCAAGAGGATGCTGAATGCTGTAGACTTGTTTCCTTTTGAGATCAGATTGATCCAAGTCAACTTCTCTATTTCCAATGCTGCTTTAAGGTATTTTTGTTGCTGTTGTCCTTCTGAACAGATAAAATAATTAGAAGAAAAAGTGTGGCATCGGTTTGTCAGtgtgaacctttttttttttttttttttttgtgtgtgtgtgtgtgttgggtgtgGAGAGGGGGGTGGGGCTGAGTAGTTGACATGACAAAGTCCAATAAGGGAAACATCAGGGAAATACCctttttcttaataaaataatattttatatattaccACATCTTTCTCCAGGTTACTAAGTGACACTACGATTGTAGCTAAATCCGAGAGAGTGAAGTACAAAACATTCATAAAAAAGTTTGAATTTAAACTTCAAAAGATGTCGGCAAATTTTACTCCAATGTAGAATTATAATATTGGCCTGAGCTAGCTGTTTTAACTCTCTTGTAAATCTTTAAGAAGTTGCTTTTTCCTCTTTATGAAACAAGCAACATGGTGTTGTATTTATCTTCGAGTAATTTTAGAAATTACACTTCCCTCAAGGAAATTAACAGTTACGATACTTAATtaaataacaacatacatacccagtgtaatctcacaagtagGATCTGGGAAGGATaggatgtatgcagaccttaccttACCTTTGCAGGGTAGAGAGTCTGTTTACGAATAGACCCTTTgctcaaaagaaaaatagtCGCAATACTTAATTAAACGTGAACacaaaactttaattttttggaaTTCACTATCCGGATGGTAATTTAAAGGCTACTACACCCTTGAAATTAAGTACCAAAGAGTAATCCATTCAACTTGAAACAAATACAAGACATCTGAGTTAATACTAAATAGAAGATAATATCTGCTTCTAATTTCAGGTTACCTAATATACCATTACCATAGCTCCAAAAGTTGTTCACACACTGTGAGCTGAATACAAGCTACCATACTAgcattttctccatttttcatTTGCTTTACACAGGATGATCCAAGTACATTCACAAAAACCTACCCAAAGCTTTCTATAAAAAATCTACTCTTCTGGGGCGAAGATCATCAGCGGATGCTGTTTAACTCccacatcaacatcaacaaataacTGTTTTGCAGTTAGTTGGCCTTATTGCCAAATCTTGTCAATGATTCAATATATGTTCATCGACTTCATCATAGGGCAAGATGCTGCAGCTGGCATCACCATAAGAGGATGAAAATCATTTGCTTATCCTGCAAGGCAGAAATGAATTTTCGATCATTGATAAAAATATTTGGACCATTTTGCAAAAAAGTAACAATAAAAGTATGCAACTGAGCTCTAAATCAAACTCCTCATGCTCCTCATTCGCACATAAGGGCTAAAAGACAAGTTGCTTTAAATTACACTGTGAATTTTCACTTTTCCAACATCACACTGAAACAGGACATTTGCACCCTACTCCAATAATGTCCGACTAGCTCCAGTGCTATAGTTCTTCTAAAAATAACCCAGCAGAAAGGAACCACAGAGAATTAGCTTACTGATCACATTATAAAAGTTGGAATGCTGGATTactgctagaattttcaagctcCTGAAAAAGTTTGTGCCTGAAATGAAAGGCTGGGAATTTTCTTGCGTACTAATGTATATATGACCATAGTTCGCTCAGGTAGTCTAGAATTTGATACATCAACATGGAAAACAATTGGCTTACGAATATAGACTGTAGAGCAGGATTAGCCTACTTAGAAATGTAGTTCTGGCATCGTCTATGAGATGATCATCAAGAAATTGTAAATCTAACTCGAAAATGCTATTAAGAAAACTAATCCCAAAAATCTGGTTCTACAAGCATTTGGAATATGAATATTGAGTATTCTAGAGATTGAAGGGGCAGACATCTGTCTCTGTAGTCTTTAAGTCATTCTTTATTTTTAGTAGCTTAAACTTTGTAATAAATACAGAATATCTGTATAAGCAGTTACTCACCTGCATAAAAGTCAACACTGGTATTGCCGTTGAAGAATGTTTTCTGTAAACTCAATTATGTTCAGTTCTACCTCAAAAACTGGGTTTGCAGCTTCGTGGTATTCCACTTGGTGTGGAAGAGTTAATGTCTCtttgttcttcctttttcttctctttcttattTTGCATCCCAGGACCTGCCTTAATTTCTCTACTGCTTAACCGACTATTTAAATTTGGTAGTGCTAATTGTTTTGAAGCTCGAGCTTTTGCAACTTTCAACCATCATCTAGTAATGTTGTCTCTACATGAAGATTTTATTACTAATTTCAAGAGATTAAATAtgaagtttttttaaaaaaaattatggcaaGGGACTTGAATGCCCTCTATGGCTAAGCATGATATCAAGAGACATCTAGTTTTAGGGAACCCCTAGTTTATCTAAAAGAGAAAACATTCAGTATTGGGAACTCGGCGAGTAGAGCGAATGGGTATAGAGGATTCAAATAGCTCTTAACTAGTTTGAAATTGAGGAATAATTGATTGATATAGATTTATTACTAGTAGCCTTCCCTCATTTTCCCtaccaccattttttttttttttaaattccaaagTTATCCAAGTGTAACTAGCCATTTTTTGGCATCAAATTATTGTGTATATTAATTCAAAGTCAGACATAATACGAAGCTGGTTTTTTTCGTTCAATAAAAGCATGAGACGTGTCTTGTTGAAgataaaaatgaagttttaaggGGGTGGGGGGTGTGTATACAGCTCTAACGTATGACTTTAGGGGTATATTATTTCAAAAAGTATAACTAAAGTCAAATATAGTTTATTTTCAATAGTAGAGTTGTAAAATATGACATCTCCTCAGTGCTCAGGGCAAGAAGGCCCGTATAGTAGGTAAGGAAACAACCCAATTCATATAGGCTCAAAAAGAAATTGGGCAATAATGAGGGCATGTCCTAAAAGTATATAAGAGATTGTATCTTTCATCTTATTAGGGTTTAAGGACACACACCTCTCGCCGCCACCTAATCTAATCGGAAAACCGCCAAAATGGTatgtcttttctctttgttAATTAATCTCAACAAGGTAGTTTAGGTTATTGTTTGTTGCTGATAGTAGTCTAAAAAATTATACTACTGTTACATTTGCTAATTGTTTGCTATGTGCTCATGCACCAAAGACTAGATCCTTTGTTGTTCCCTTGTGCTTTATGCATTCAAGTGCATGGTGTTGATCCCAAGTGGCATTGGTTAGTTTTATGCCTCGTGTATGCTATTATTTATTGTTGCCATTAGATATTATTgtatcagttttttttttcttatttgtaGTTTGTTGTTGCAGAGTCaaatgtatttgtcttaagaTTTGGACggtgtaatttgtgtattatACTGCAAGTTATTTGTGTTCTATGTATTGAAAAATTGTTCTTACCTATGTGTAAGAATGTGCTGCTAGCCTTGTTTAACAAGGATAAATGGATGAATTCTAATATAAAGCTGAGGAATAGCTCCCTTATCTTGCTAAATTTACTTTCTTATACTAACTTCCATGCACATAAGAAGAGGTGAATCTAAGGTTTCTagaacatgaaagaaaaaagaaaaagaatgcatTAAGTGGGAATTGATCCTTATTCCTCTAAGTAAATACCTCAGCTTTCAACCATGTGCACCATTAAGTCTTTTTTCGTAGCATGGTGGCCAGCAAGTAATGTTAGATTAATTCTagaaaatatgtacataaaataatgTGTTTGAGTGCCCCGTAAATTGCATATAAATTCGCCCACATAAGTGGTAAGACTTTCTGCCTTTAGTTTTTGGAAGCATCATACTGATGTAAATTTGGTCACTTCTTATTTATGTATAGGCAAGAGGATTGAAGAAACATTCGAAGAGGCTCAATGCGCCTAAGCATTGGATGTTTGATAAGCTTGGAGGTGCTTTTGTAAGTGAAATGtctttttcttaatattcgtTCTTGAATAATACTAGTTAGTTTCCTGCTTCTTGACCTTACTATTCTATTTGTTCTCTTCTACAGGTTCCTAAGCCTTCTTCTGGCCCACATAAATCAAGGGAGTGTTTGCCATTGGTTATTATCCTCAGGAACAGGTCGAAATATGCTTTGACATACCGTGAGGTCCAATCAATCTTGATGCAACGGCAAGTTATGGTTGATAGAAAAGTTAGGACAGATAAGACTTACCCTGCTGGTTTCATGGGTAAGAATGCCTCCATTAGATAGTTTTTCATTTCAAtaccttttaatttatattcTCCTTATTTCTGTACTGCCTAGGCTTTGTTCAGTTTCTTACCAAAGTAATAATGCTGATCCATCTCTATATACATGCTTTCACAGTTCCGAAGGCATTTGTTGATCACTTGTCTTAAagtttttcataaaaaatcCATTTGCCTTGTGTCGATTTCGTTTCCTTGTTGCTATGTTTGTTGAATCCCTTGGCAAATTGGTAATGCTGATACTTTCTTTATATAGATGTTGTTTCGATCCCAAAAACATATGAGAACTTCCGACTTTTGTATGATACTAAGGGTCGCTTCCGTCTCCACTCACTCAGGGATGAGGAAGCCAAGGTTAGATTTTCATGCTCTTGATTTTTTTCGTTGACGAATCTGAGTAGATAATTATCAATGTTCATCTGAAGAACACTGTTTTGTGCTCTTTGCAGTTCAAACTTTGCAAGGTTCGATCAGTGCAGTTTGGACAGAAGGGCATCCCATATATCAACACTTATGATAGAAGAACAATCCGCTACCCGGATCCCCTCATCAAGGCCAATGACACCATCAAGCTGGacttagtgtcacgacccaaccccgtaggccgtgactagtgcccgagctgggcacccaaacacactcattAACCGGAATCGACATACAagcaacttatacatatacaaagatcatacCACGTCTCCAAATTGTTACCtgtacaagtatatatataaatgtcacagaagccggcaaggctgtcatatggCACAATGTCCCAAAACATATGTACACgcagccgacgaggctgccactgCAAACGGGGACGCCCAAACTTAATTCACACAAACACAACCGAGCAAGAattattcacaacccacatgtatgtctacggacctctaagagtgacatcgtaatcatatgacgggacggccccgtcgtaccccccgaataaacacatacatatacaacaaaaaacTGTCGTACCAAATGGGCtcggaacaaggagcactccccGGACGAGCGGGGTGGATGTcctaaggcggcggatcaccaaaatgattgtcgtaccgcggcatgaaacgcatccccgaagaaaggggtcgacggaatatgtacgagcatgtaaagcatagaatgcAAGAAATGTAATCGAATAAATCGAAGTAAGGAgcatagaaaactagtacagtaaccagaaaaccacaaggcttgcctttgaaacatgaatcctacatatcaatatcatatccaattcatcaacggacttagaaacataggcaaatcatcatcatcatgtacatatgcatatatatatatagcgtgtcccccCCGTAGCGAGGGACTCGAtaattaagatcatcatatcatcatgtcgtcatcatatgtatatatatatataccgtacccgaccctctaaaGTGAAGGACTCGGCaaatagaatcatcaaatcatcatgtcatcatcatatcatgtcgtcacatatatataccgtacccggcctacTAGTGAGGGCTCGGTGAAGTGATCATCACacacataccgtacccgccctactagtgagggactcggtgaataacgtacccgccctttcgggactcggtagaGAGATCCGTCTCCATcgtgtatatcatactcggcccatcccgtGGTCGCGCc from Lycium ferocissimum isolate CSIRO_LF1 chromosome 2, AGI_CSIRO_Lferr_CH_V1, whole genome shotgun sequence includes:
- the LOC132042321 gene encoding small ribosomal subunit protein eS4, giving the protein MARGLKKHLKRLNAPKHWMLDKLGGAFAPKPSSGPHKSRECLPLVIILRNRLKYALTYREVQSILMQRQVMVDGKVRTDKTYPAGFMDVVSIPKTNENFRLLYDTKGRFRLHSLRDEEAKFKLCKVRSVQFGQKGIPYINTYDGRTIRYPDPLIKANDTIKLDLESNKIVDFIKFDVGNVVMVTGGRNRGRVGVLKNREKHKGSFETVHIQDSLGHEFATRLGNVFTLGKGTKPWVSLPKGKGIKLSIIEEARKRLAAQSATAA
- the LOC132047687 gene encoding disease resistance protein PIK6-NP-like; translation: MAEAAIIYFLRRLGYQLVQEGNVLSGVQDEIEWIKKEFQAMVAFLRDADKRQKRDETVAGWVKEVRILAFDAEDVIDEFLIQMATTHWNSLYFFKYLKVRYQIGYHIRKIKKQVIEVKERKDRYVVNGLMMCEDALAASSYRGTGGMSSRGPGAASPFVREDDIVGIEHDVEQLMKLVLEGNTKNFLAVSVFGMGVWDVLKNILFGFIASRGEPALDVMGAMDEGWLLERTNDYLQDKKYLLVLDDIWDDKLWEDLKHAFPRRKGRIIITTTIRGIASPPEDNFQIYDLQPLTYELAWSIFCKKEFRSSQGTCPDDLKEFAEAIVRKCGGLPLAIVAIGSLLSCKGRNIRVWQSVLDTLDWEFNHHRDIEHLNKALLFSYNHIPFYLKYCFLYLGLFPEDYEIGRKRLIRMWVAEGFVEGTAHKTEEEVANHYFVQLSDRSMIQAVTIHARDVLKACKLHDLMCDVANQMLKEEKFGSILEEVVDKTIQERQRRLAIYEDADSIPSNISKLNLRSLLIFRVNELSFSALQKLLRQLKLVRVLDLQYAPLEKLANEIGNLIHLRYLDLRGTLINDLPKSVKNLRNLQTLDVRNTEVKHLPAGINELQHLRHLLLSSFRDREKGFVKMASGGKHFVKLQTLSGIESDEDLVQQLRSLTSLRKIFIGKMTEANSKDFCQSLERMSKLRSLTVLSEGP
- the LOC132048151 gene encoding small ribosomal subunit protein eS4-like translates to MARGLKKHSKRLNAPKHWMFDKLGGAFVPKPSSGPHKSRECLPLVIILRNRSKYALTYREVQSILMQRQVMVDRKVRTDKTYPAGFMDVVSIPKTYENFRLLYDTKGRFRLHSLRDEEAKFKLCKVRSVQFGQKGIPYINTYDRRTIRYPDPLIKANDTIKLDLESNKIVDFIKFDVGNVVMVTGGRNRGRVGVLKNREKHKGSFETVHIQDSLGHEFATRLENVFTLVKGTKPWVSLPKGKGIKLSIIEEARKRLTAQSATAA